In Gimesia panareensis, the genomic window GATACTTTTTCTGAAATCTGATAGCGTTTTCTGCGCTGCACGCTGGTCAGGTCGATGCCCTGCAGCAGGAGCCCCAGGTCGGTGGAGGACAGTTGTAGGCCATGTGTGCCCTCCGGGCTGGAGAGACGCTGATATGTGCCCGCTTCCAGCCGTTTATACCAGATGGCCAGACCATCGTGGTCCCAGTACAGCAGCT contains:
- the tnpB gene encoding IS66 family insertion sequence element accessory protein TnpB (TnpB, as the term is used for proteins encoded by IS66 family insertion elements, is considered an accessory protein, since TnpC, encoded by a neighboring gene, is a DDE family transposase.), whose amino-acid sequence is MLNLPTRIYFCTVPTDMRKSFDGLLRMTEVYLQQNVLDGGLFVFLNKKQDRIKLLYWDHDGLAIWYKRLEAGTYQRLSSPEGTHGLQLSSTDLGLLLQGIDLTSVQRRKRYQISEKVSTS